Proteins from a single region of Chryseobacterium sp. T16E-39:
- a CDS encoding thioredoxin-like domain-containing protein: MKKLTTLVFTEWLKIKGLGLVYLALVLGVLIPLITFVNQIFNPKFITSEDLSYSVFEYSITNNFKAFSMFFLLLYIIIAANRIAQIDHKNNGWQLMETQPISKLQLYLSKYIVLLILSFLCIVSYFGFSILFSLLDYYIYPSETKLLTFDILWIVKTLVRLCITILGIAALQLCVSVVFPGFIWAFLVGILGLIVNTFSLVKGIDFTFFPYNSLYILGKATNIRSLNHFITYSEYLSVFWAILFLIIGYYWYQSKSFKIAFLKNKKQIAFSSVFVIVASGAFFILQKPKAYKSEGEGIVIKGVLDSKLKIDSVKIFSKDFHKQMGSAVIKNGVFSWETNQNIPFDLYSLEFGTKKIDFMMGSGDRFDFDIQCNATKMKYFMKSNRSAEQEFKNTQDGFGFEFSYALEQQKYNDDPTQFYKLAQSDWEDNIKRLEYYTDPENNALSGNYKEYRKQLLAIQYLNEINNYRKMTSWNDPKFAAPKPFLNELNAQIKKPTELLSKNDDYIQYKLDQMLTDKDRLSNSDSLLFIKLNALPNNINKDRLLSKHLVKSMELESDSTARAQLFSREFRVLENNEYKRLVSSKFEQLNLSQKGAPFSDLKILDGNGKPHQLSQYRGKYTVIDLWATWCGPCKQIRPIFDTRSNQYRRYSNIQFISISLDEDKTKWLNYLKTKPSKVPQYWLADAQGFMSKYKIQSIPRFIIINPEGKVFNLNTPFPDEDNFVEILDKLKKY; the protein is encoded by the coding sequence ATGAAAAAATTAACAACACTAGTCTTTACAGAGTGGTTAAAAATAAAAGGTTTAGGATTAGTTTACCTGGCATTAGTCTTAGGAGTCTTAATTCCGCTTATAACTTTTGTAAATCAGATTTTCAATCCGAAATTTATAACATCGGAAGATCTTTCTTATTCTGTCTTTGAATATTCAATAACGAATAATTTTAAAGCTTTTTCTATGTTCTTTCTGTTGCTGTACATTATTATTGCAGCCAATAGAATAGCGCAAATAGACCATAAAAATAATGGTTGGCAACTTATGGAAACCCAACCGATTAGTAAACTGCAACTTTATCTTTCAAAATATATTGTATTGTTGATCTTGAGTTTTTTATGTATTGTTTCTTATTTTGGATTTAGCATCCTATTCTCATTGCTGGATTATTACATTTATCCGAGTGAAACCAAACTGTTGACTTTTGATATACTTTGGATCGTAAAAACATTGGTAAGACTATGTATTACTATACTCGGGATAGCCGCACTTCAACTATGCGTATCTGTTGTTTTTCCCGGGTTTATATGGGCTTTTCTCGTAGGTATTCTTGGACTTATTGTTAATACTTTTTCTTTAGTAAAAGGAATAGACTTTACTTTCTTTCCTTACAATTCATTGTATATTTTAGGGAAAGCCACAAACATAAGAAGTCTTAATCATTTTATTACCTACAGTGAATACCTGAGCGTGTTCTGGGCAATATTATTTTTAATAATTGGGTATTATTGGTATCAAAGCAAAAGCTTTAAAATTGCTTTTCTTAAAAATAAAAAACAGATTGCTTTTTCATCTGTATTTGTGATAGTGGCTTCAGGAGCGTTTTTTATTTTACAGAAACCAAAGGCTTATAAAAGTGAGGGTGAGGGTATTGTCATTAAAGGGGTATTGGATTCAAAGCTGAAGATAGATTCTGTGAAAATTTTTTCTAAAGATTTCCATAAGCAAATGGGAAGTGCAGTTATCAAAAACGGGGTCTTCTCATGGGAAACCAATCAAAATATACCGTTTGATCTGTATAGCCTTGAATTCGGGACCAAAAAAATAGACTTTATGATGGGAAGCGGAGATCGATTTGATTTTGATATCCAGTGCAACGCAACCAAAATGAAGTACTTTATGAAATCCAACCGGTCTGCAGAACAGGAATTTAAAAACACACAAGATGGTTTTGGTTTTGAATTTTCATATGCTCTTGAACAACAGAAATATAATGACGATCCAACCCAATTTTATAAATTAGCACAATCTGACTGGGAGGATAATATAAAACGATTAGAGTATTATACAGATCCTGAAAACAATGCTCTTTCCGGCAACTATAAAGAATACAGAAAACAGCTTTTAGCAATTCAGTATTTAAATGAAATTAATAATTACAGAAAAATGACTTCTTGGAATGATCCTAAATTTGCTGCTCCAAAGCCATTTTTAAATGAATTGAATGCACAAATTAAAAAACCTACGGAGCTTTTAAGTAAAAATGATGATTACATTCAATATAAGCTCGATCAAATGCTCACCGATAAGGACCGATTATCAAATTCTGACAGTCTTCTTTTTATAAAATTGAATGCCTTGCCCAACAACATTAATAAAGATAGATTATTATCGAAACACCTTGTGAAAAGTATGGAGTTGGAATCAGATAGTACTGCAAGAGCTCAGCTTTTTTCAAGAGAATTTAGAGTTTTGGAAAATAATGAATACAAAAGACTCGTTTCATCGAAATTCGAACAGCTTAATCTCTCACAAAAGGGGGCCCCTTTTTCAGATTTAAAAATTCTTGATGGTAATGGTAAGCCACATCAGCTATCACAATACAGAGGAAAATATACGGTTATAGATTTATGGGCGACCTGGTGTGGACCTTGTAAGCAGATCCGACCGATATTTGATACCCGAAGTAATCAATATCGTCGTTATAGTAATATTCAATTTATCTCAATTAGTTTAGATGAAGATAAAACGAAATGGCTGAATTATCTGAAAACAAAACCTTCGAAAGTCCCTCAGTACTGGTTGGCAGATGCACAGGGGTTTATGAGCAAGTATAAAATTCAGTCGATTCCCAGATTTATTATTATCAATCCTGAAGGAAAAGTTTTTAACCTGAATACCCCATTTCCTGATGAAGATAATTTCGTAGAAATTTTAGATAAGCTCAAGAAGTATTAA
- a CDS encoding ABC transporter ATP-binding protein, with amino-acid sequence MENLIAIKNLNYGFTESKLILKDVSLSVPKGSIFGFLGANGAGKSTTMKLMLGNLPDENSTIEIFNQKLPELYPEGFQKIGSLIDSPAFYDHLSGWDNLMILSKLRDLPDAECERVLNLVGLWDSRKMKMKRYSLGMKQRLAIAMTLLGNPELLILDEPVNGLDPNGMLEIRELLLKLNKEQGITIFISSHLLQEVEKMVTHLAIISHGAIKFSGSVEELNSHYRHNHMRIGLNNASLFLPHIPEYYTPQITDENMVEVTIQSREDIIKLTRTLVMNDAEIFEIKNSAGLEDWFMEITKN; translated from the coding sequence ATGGAAAATTTGATTGCGATCAAAAACTTAAATTATGGTTTTACCGAAAGCAAACTCATCTTAAAAGATGTTAGCCTTTCAGTGCCTAAAGGAAGTATTTTTGGTTTTCTCGGAGCTAATGGGGCTGGGAAATCGACCACAATGAAGCTGATGTTGGGGAATCTTCCTGATGAAAATAGCACGATTGAAATCTTTAACCAAAAATTACCTGAGCTTTATCCTGAAGGATTTCAAAAAATAGGAAGTCTTATAGACAGTCCCGCTTTTTATGATCATTTATCCGGATGGGATAATCTTATGATTCTTTCTAAGCTTAGGGATCTTCCGGATGCTGAGTGTGAAAGGGTTTTAAATTTAGTAGGTCTCTGGGACAGCAGAAAAATGAAAATGAAAAGGTATTCGTTAGGGATGAAACAGAGACTTGCCATTGCCATGACATTACTTGGAAATCCTGAACTGTTAATTCTTGATGAGCCTGTAAACGGGCTTGATCCTAATGGAATGCTGGAGATTCGTGAATTGCTACTTAAACTCAATAAAGAACAGGGAATTACCATATTTATTTCAAGTCATTTGTTGCAGGAAGTTGAAAAAATGGTTACTCACCTCGCTATTATATCACATGGTGCCATTAAGTTTTCAGGAAGCGTTGAAGAGCTCAATAGCCATTACCGACACAATCATATGAGGATAGGCTTAAACAATGCTTCTCTTTTTCTACCACATATTCCCGAATACTATACCCCTCAAATAACAGATGAAAATATGGTGGAAGTAACGATTCAATCCAGAGAGGATATTATTAAACTAACCAGAACTCTTGTCATGAATGATGCTGAAATTTTTGAAATAAAAAATAGTGCAGGCTTAGAGGATTGGTTCATGGAAATAACAAAAAATTAA
- a CDS encoding gliding motility protein GldB: MKIFRTIALSSILVLGLYSCKKESDSQWKVELKTPVEKVELTDISKQFYDQNIPLDKFKAEFPWFQGTVSDADFGKRRVDPEEMKIYNEAISKIDQQKLQKELKDLFSHIKYYFPKFQSPKVYLFSSALQMIQDPIFYDEKGNLLFIDISGFMGDKNPNYRGLEMYFQKSMNPNNIVPKVSRMFAENIVPFSTDHQKFIDQLVYNGKVMILQDAFLPDMPDYLKMNYTKQQYDWAVGNEGNIWNYFVESNLLFGDDHRLEERFISPGPFSKFYTDIDNESSPQIGIFTGWQICKKYLKEKPEMKLTDFLKLDATEIFNQSGYKPSVTK, encoded by the coding sequence ATGAAGATTTTTAGAACTATTGCGCTTTCTTCAATTTTAGTTTTGGGATTATATTCTTGTAAAAAAGAATCTGATAGCCAATGGAAAGTTGAATTGAAAACCCCAGTTGAAAAAGTAGAGCTGACTGATATTTCCAAACAATTCTATGATCAGAATATTCCTTTGGACAAATTCAAAGCGGAATTTCCCTGGTTTCAGGGTACAGTGTCTGACGCGGATTTTGGAAAAAGGAGAGTAGATCCCGAGGAAATGAAAATTTATAATGAAGCAATTTCTAAGATAGATCAGCAAAAGCTTCAAAAAGAACTGAAAGATCTGTTTTCACATATTAAATATTACTTTCCTAAATTTCAGAGTCCTAAAGTTTATCTTTTTTCATCGGCTTTACAGATGATTCAGGATCCTATTTTCTATGATGAAAAAGGAAATCTTTTATTTATAGATATCTCAGGTTTCATGGGTGATAAAAACCCTAATTACAGAGGTTTGGAAATGTATTTTCAAAAATCGATGAATCCTAACAATATTGTACCTAAAGTATCCAGAATGTTTGCCGAGAATATTGTTCCTTTCTCCACAGACCATCAAAAATTTATCGATCAGCTTGTGTATAATGGAAAGGTAATGATCCTTCAGGATGCATTCTTGCCTGATATGCCAGATTATCTGAAAATGAATTATACCAAACAGCAATATGACTGGGCAGTAGGGAATGAAGGGAATATCTGGAATTATTTTGTAGAAAGTAACTTATTATTTGGAGATGATCACAGGTTAGAAGAACGCTTTATTTCACCAGGACCATTTTCTAAATTTTATACAGATATCGACAATGAATCTTCTCCTCAAATTGGTATTTTCACAGGGTGGCAGATCTGCAAAAAGTATCTGAAAGAAAAGCCTGAAATGAAGCTGACCGACTTTCTTAAACTGGATGCGACTGAAATTTTTAATCAGTCTGGTTATAAGCCAAGTGTAACGAAATAG
- a CDS encoding GNAT family N-acetyltransferase, with protein MQLETERLILRKLEESDAERLFLLDSNPEVVKYVGTPPQTDIKESENVIKMIRQQYADNGVGRLAVIEKKSNLLIGWSGLKFITKEINGYNNIYELGYRFIPEFWGKGYAIESARAALSFGFNDLNREIIYACAHCENDGSNHILKKLGFEKTGEFEEPDGICFWYELKREKYNIIQ; from the coding sequence ATGCAACTGGAAACTGAAAGACTTATTTTAAGAAAGCTCGAGGAAAGTGATGCTGAACGTCTTTTTCTTCTTGACTCCAACCCAGAAGTTGTGAAGTATGTAGGTACTCCTCCTCAAACGGATATTAAGGAATCTGAGAATGTAATTAAAATGATCCGACAACAATACGCAGATAATGGTGTCGGAAGACTTGCTGTAATAGAGAAAAAAAGCAATTTGCTAATTGGATGGAGTGGATTAAAGTTTATTACTAAGGAGATAAACGGCTATAACAATATTTACGAACTAGGTTATCGTTTCATACCCGAGTTTTGGGGCAAGGGCTATGCTATAGAATCTGCAAGAGCCGCTTTAAGTTTTGGTTTTAATGATCTTAACAGAGAAATCATTTATGCGTGCGCTCACTGTGAAAATGATGGTTCTAATCATATTCTTAAAAAACTGGGATTTGAAAAAACCGGGGAATTTGAAGAACCGGATGGCATTTGTTTTTGGTATGAATTGAAACGAGAAAAATATAATATAATACAATGA
- a CDS encoding GNAT family N-acetyltransferase codes for MIIRQEQEKDYPQVFKVVEKAFENIEHSDHQEQFLVEKLRKSDAFIPELSIVAEIDNEIVGHILFTKLSVKNDSSSFITLALAPISVKPGYQGQGIGGQLINYGHEMAKKLGYESVILIGHENYYPRFGYQKTTDFGISFPFDLPEENGMALELVPDGLKNVNGMVRYPKEFGID; via the coding sequence ATGATTATAAGGCAGGAACAGGAAAAAGACTACCCTCAGGTTTTTAAGGTTGTAGAGAAGGCTTTTGAAAATATTGAACACAGCGATCATCAGGAACAGTTTTTAGTTGAAAAACTAAGAAAATCTGATGCCTTCATTCCGGAATTATCCATTGTCGCTGAAATCGATAATGAAATTGTTGGTCATATTCTTTTTACAAAATTATCAGTTAAAAATGATTCAAGCAGCTTCATCACTTTAGCACTGGCTCCCATCTCTGTAAAACCCGGATATCAGGGACAGGGAATAGGCGGACAACTGATCAATTATGGTCATGAGATGGCAAAAAAACTGGGCTATGAATCGGTTATTTTAATTGGTCATGAGAATTATTACCCTAGATTCGGGTACCAAAAAACAACCGATTTTGGTATCTCATTTCCTTTTGACCTTCCGGAAGAAAATGGAATGGCTTTGGAACTTGTACCAGATGGCTTAAAAAACGTAAATGGGATGGTAAGATATCCTAAAGAATTTGGAATAGATTAA
- the nadE gene encoding NAD(+) synthase has translation MQTQKVIDHIVGWLKDYAEQSKVKGYVIGVSGGVDSGVVSTLAAMTGLKTLLIEMPIRQKEDQVNRAWEHMNDLTSKFPNVEAMSVNLSPAFEELYKTFDVKDDLYPNEKLAFANTRSRLRMLTLYYYGQLNGLLVCGTGNKVEDFGIGFYTKYGDGGVDVSPIADLYKTEVYTLASALNLVKNIQEAIPTDGLWDAERTDEQQIGATYPELEKIQKEYGTKTADDYEGRDREVFLIFDRMHKAAQHKINPIPVCDIPEEWRS, from the coding sequence ATGCAAACACAAAAAGTAATCGATCATATTGTAGGCTGGTTAAAGGATTATGCAGAGCAATCAAAAGTAAAAGGATATGTAATCGGTGTCTCTGGAGGAGTTGATTCTGGAGTAGTCTCTACTCTGGCTGCCATGACTGGGCTGAAGACTTTATTAATTGAAATGCCAATTCGGCAAAAAGAAGATCAGGTGAATCGTGCCTGGGAACATATGAATGATCTTACATCAAAATTTCCAAACGTAGAAGCCATGTCAGTTAATCTGTCCCCCGCTTTCGAAGAACTGTATAAAACGTTTGATGTAAAAGATGATTTGTACCCTAATGAAAAATTAGCTTTTGCAAATACAAGATCACGTCTGCGCATGCTTACGTTATATTATTATGGACAGCTTAATGGTTTATTGGTTTGTGGAACGGGAAATAAAGTTGAAGATTTTGGAATCGGTTTTTATACGAAGTATGGTGATGGTGGTGTAGATGTTTCTCCAATTGCGGATCTTTATAAAACTGAAGTGTATACTTTAGCATCCGCTTTAAATCTTGTAAAGAATATCCAGGAAGCTATTCCTACAGATGGGCTTTGGGATGCAGAAAGAACTGATGAACAACAAATTGGTGCTACCTATCCTGAACTGGAAAAAATACAAAAGGAATACGGAACAAAGACAGCTGACGATTATGAAGGACGTGACCGTGAGGTATTTTTAATATTTGACAGAATGCATAAAGCCGCTCAGCATAAAATAAATCCGATTCCTGTTTGTGATATCCCTGAAGAATGGAGATCTTAA
- a CDS encoding ribonuclease domain-containing protein: MNSKMRPLFFACLGLLFGMSVMYVFNKFSDSKKDVQNPKVEYSCTSANTTDQQSIEQLTAEKTVISYVKQNHQLPHYYITKNEARKMGWNPSQGNLCDVLPGRAIGGDRFGNREGSLPKGNQYFEADINYNCGNRNADRIIFTKNGDVYLTKNHYKSFEKQ, from the coding sequence ATGAATAGTAAAATGAGACCTTTATTTTTTGCCTGCCTCGGACTTCTTTTTGGGATGTCCGTAATGTATGTTTTCAATAAATTTTCTGATTCAAAAAAAGATGTTCAGAATCCAAAAGTTGAATACAGCTGTACCTCAGCTAATACAACAGATCAGCAATCTATCGAACAACTGACTGCTGAAAAGACTGTAATCAGCTATGTAAAACAGAATCATCAGCTTCCCCACTATTATATTACAAAAAACGAAGCTAGAAAAATGGGCTGGAATCCTTCACAGGGAAATCTCTGTGATGTGTTGCCTGGACGCGCAATTGGTGGAGACCGTTTTGGGAATAGAGAAGGCAGTCTTCCAAAGGGAAATCAGTATTTTGAAGCTGATATTAATTACAACTGCGGAAACAGAAATGCTGACCGTATTATTTTTACAAAAAACGGAGATGTTTATCTTACCAAAAATCATTACAAAAGTTTTGAAAAACAATAA
- a CDS encoding GIY-YIG nuclease family protein has protein sequence MKAGFIYIMTNKNNTTLYTGVTSNLYSRVVKHKEKFYQRSFTAKYNLDKLVYWESFQEIGDAIYREKQIKAGSRQKKINLIFSMNPEWRDLTDEIKDTFTD, from the coding sequence ATGAAAGCTGGCTTTATATACATAATGACAAATAAAAACAATACTACCCTTTACACAGGAGTAACATCAAATTTGTATAGCAGGGTTGTAAAGCATAAAGAAAAGTTTTATCAACGTAGTTTTACAGCTAAATATAATCTTGATAAATTAGTATATTGGGAATCTTTCCAGGAAATTGGAGATGCCATCTATAGAGAAAAACAAATAAAAGCTGGCTCAAGACAGAAGAAAATAAATTTAATCTTTTCAATGAATCCTGAATGGAGAGACTTAACTGATGAAATTAAAGATACCTTTACAGATTAA
- a CDS encoding barstar family protein has product MKTIYIDFTDIGDYEDFYAQLKEKINLPEHFGDNLDALYDTITGGLEMPLHLEFVNLTVDQLELFEDLLTTLEDAEEELEGFTFSYYLEQYEDDDDEDELAD; this is encoded by the coding sequence ATGAAAACAATATATATAGATTTTACAGATATAGGAGATTATGAGGATTTTTATGCTCAATTAAAAGAGAAGATCAATCTTCCGGAGCATTTTGGGGATAATCTTGATGCTCTTTACGATACAATCACCGGTGGATTAGAGATGCCACTCCATCTTGAATTTGTTAATTTAACTGTGGATCAGCTGGAACTTTTTGAAGATCTGCTGACCACTTTGGAAGATGCAGAAGAAGAACTGGAAGGTTTCACTTTCAGCTATTACCTTGAACAGTATGAAGATGATGATGACGAAGATGAACTTGCAGATTAA
- the pafA gene encoding alkaline phosphatase PafA, which translates to MLRKISIAALTMLSVVTIDAQKNKNSQVERPKLVVGLVVDQMRWDYLYRFYSKYGNDGFKRLLNTGYALNNVHIPYVPTITALGHTCIYTGSVPAIHGIAGNDWTDKETGKNVYCTTDESVQPVGTTNAKIGSHSPKNLWSTTVTDELKLATNFQAKVVGVSLKDRASILPAGHTPNGAFWFDDSTGNFITSTWYMNDLPQWVKSFNSQNLPEKLVSNGWNTLLPINQYTESSPDNSAWEGLLGSSKTPTFPYSNLAKDYKDKKDNIRYTPFGNTLTLKLAEASVEGEKLGGDDVTDFLAINLASTDYAGHKFGPNSIEVEDVYLRLDKDLAEFFNYLDSKVGKGEYTVFLSADHGGAHSVGFLQEHKIPTGFFGENSQKDINQKLKEKFGVDKLINAVDNYQIYFDRKLLKDNKIELDAVVDFAVKELENDPTVLYAVSVTKVQESTIPEPIKQRIINGINRQRSGDIQLISHDSMLPPYAKTGTTHSVWNSYDSHIPLLFMGWGVQHGESNKPYFMTDIAPTVSSLLKIQFPSGSVGNPITEVIGK; encoded by the coding sequence ATGCTTAGGAAAATTTCAATTGCGGCACTTACTATGTTGTCCGTAGTTACAATCGATGCTCAGAAGAACAAAAATTCTCAGGTAGAAAGACCTAAATTAGTTGTAGGATTAGTCGTAGACCAGATGCGTTGGGATTATCTTTACCGTTTTTACAGTAAATACGGAAATGATGGTTTCAAAAGACTCTTGAATACTGGTTATGCATTAAATAATGTCCATATTCCGTATGTTCCTACAATCACTGCTTTAGGACATACTTGTATTTATACGGGATCTGTTCCGGCAATCCACGGAATTGCGGGAAATGACTGGACAGATAAAGAAACAGGAAAGAATGTCTATTGTACGACCGATGAAAGTGTGCAGCCTGTTGGAACAACCAATGCTAAAATAGGGAGCCACTCTCCAAAGAACCTTTGGTCTACAACAGTTACCGATGAATTAAAATTAGCAACCAACTTCCAGGCAAAAGTAGTAGGAGTGTCTTTAAAAGACCGTGCTTCTATTCTTCCTGCAGGACATACCCCAAACGGAGCGTTCTGGTTTGATGATTCTACAGGAAACTTCATTACCAGTACATGGTATATGAATGATTTGCCACAGTGGGTAAAATCTTTCAACTCACAGAATTTACCTGAAAAATTGGTTTCTAATGGATGGAATACTTTATTGCCTATCAACCAATACACTGAAAGCTCCCCAGATAATTCTGCATGGGAAGGTCTTTTAGGAAGTTCAAAAACACCAACTTTTCCTTATAGTAATTTAGCAAAAGATTATAAAGATAAAAAGGATAACATCCGTTATACACCTTTTGGAAATACATTGACTCTAAAACTGGCTGAAGCTTCTGTAGAAGGTGAAAAGTTGGGGGGTGATGATGTGACAGATTTCCTTGCGATCAATTTAGCATCTACTGATTATGCGGGTCATAAATTTGGACCTAACTCTATCGAAGTAGAGGATGTGTATTTGAGACTGGATAAAGACCTTGCGGAATTCTTCAACTATCTGGATTCTAAAGTAGGAAAAGGAGAATACACTGTTTTCTTATCTGCAGATCACGGAGGTGCACATTCTGTAGGTTTCTTACAGGAGCATAAAATTCCTACAGGTTTCTTTGGTGAAAACAGCCAGAAAGACATTAACCAGAAATTGAAAGAAAAATTTGGTGTAGATAAACTGATCAATGCGGTTGACAATTACCAGATTTATTTTGATAGAAAATTATTGAAAGACAACAAGATCGAGTTGGATGCTGTGGTAGATTTCGCAGTTAAAGAATTAGAAAATGATCCTACTGTTTTATATGCTGTTTCCGTAACCAAAGTGCAGGAATCTACAATACCTGAACCGATCAAACAAAGGATCATCAATGGGATCAACAGACAAAGAAGTGGGGATATTCAATTGATCTCTCATGACTCTATGTTGCCTCCTTATGCAAAAACAGGAACAACACATAGTGTATGGAACTCTTATGATTCTCATATTCCTTTATTGTTTATGGGATGGGGAGTTCAACACGGAGAAAGTAATAAACCGTACTTTATGACGGATATTGCACCTACGGTTTCTTCTTTATTGAAAATTCAGTTCCCAAGTGGAAGTGTTGGAAATCCTATTACAGAAGTCATTGGAAAATAA
- a CDS encoding GNAT family N-acetyltransferase: MIEIKKLEKLSSDPTSDWGLNGYETDTIFVVSTIGMGNTFEFSLRKKKQYYKKVWETGSEDLAELNEIIAQGHSFGAFEGDELVGWLIAEFRTWNNSYYIENILVSEKLRGQDIGKQLIKMASKEARILGCRIVELETQNTNYPAIKFYQRAGFNFTGIHTKLYKDSTETALYMSFDVLS; the protein is encoded by the coding sequence ATGATAGAAATTAAAAAACTTGAAAAACTTTCATCTGACCCAACATCTGACTGGGGACTTAATGGCTATGAAACCGACACAATATTTGTAGTATCAACTATTGGAATGGGCAATACTTTTGAATTTTCTTTACGGAAAAAAAAGCAATATTATAAAAAAGTATGGGAAACAGGTTCTGAAGATCTTGCCGAACTTAATGAAATCATAGCGCAAGGTCACTCTTTCGGAGCTTTTGAAGGGGATGAATTAGTAGGATGGCTTATCGCTGAATTCAGAACATGGAACAACAGCTATTATATTGAAAACATATTAGTCAGTGAAAAATTAAGAGGACAGGATATAGGAAAACAACTGATTAAAATGGCTAGCAAAGAAGCCAGAATTTTAGGGTGCAGAATTGTGGAGCTGGAAACTCAAAATACCAATTACCCTGCTATAAAATTCTATCAGCGGGCAGGGTTTAACTTTACGGGAATCCATACCAAATTATATAAAGATTCTACTGAAACAGCACTATATATGAGCTTTGATGTTTTATCTTAG
- a CDS encoding winged helix-turn-helix transcriptional regulator — protein sequence MLAKGGCPKTMLSIKDALEAVEGKWKLLILFSLSERPKRFKELSKEVTGITDKMLSKELKLLEMNKLIEREAFDTVPPKVEYSITEHGMSLEKVLDELHFWGLSHRSRILSDW from the coding sequence TAAAACAATGCTTTCCATCAAGGATGCTTTAGAAGCTGTCGAAGGAAAGTGGAAATTACTGATTCTATTTTCTTTATCTGAAAGACCCAAGAGATTTAAAGAACTTTCAAAGGAAGTAACCGGAATTACAGATAAAATGCTATCCAAAGAATTGAAGCTTTTGGAAATGAATAAGCTGATTGAAAGAGAAGCCTTTGATACTGTTCCACCAAAAGTAGAATATTCTATTACTGAACATGGGATGTCCCTGGAAAAAGTGCTGGATGAACTGCATTTTTGGGGATTATCTCACAGGTCAAGAATTCTGAGTGACTGGTAA